A stretch of Aerococcaceae bacterium zg-252 DNA encodes these proteins:
- a CDS encoding helix-turn-helix transcriptional regulator — protein MNRTELQLIYKERDKMLVAVQECNAELAKKIFFQLEKDETIKRLGIINRIESNQLRSVKNFMLSYNTQYFMAGLRGNLDIMVAHRLAESFAVMIEDSQSVIDLQEIMIMMLETYSDSKYRVIEENDVQISDKVDNFIEQEFMNQITISQIAQQFNMNKEYLMRVYKKEKSMTIHDKITIRRIQEAKKLLQYTHLSILEIAMSIGFSTSQYFSTTFKKMCGFSPTEYRKNC, from the coding sequence ATGAACCGAACAGAGCTGCAATTAATCTATAAAGAAAGAGATAAAATGTTAGTTGCCGTTCAAGAATGCAATGCAGAATTGGCTAAAAAAATATTTTTTCAACTAGAAAAAGATGAAACAATTAAGAGGTTGGGTATTATTAATCGCATTGAAAGTAATCAATTACGTTCAGTAAAAAATTTTATGTTATCGTATAACACACAGTATTTTATGGCTGGTTTAAGAGGTAATTTAGATATAATGGTTGCTCATCGGTTGGCTGAAAGCTTTGCCGTGATGATTGAAGATAGCCAAAGTGTTATCGATTTACAGGAAATTATGATTATGATGCTGGAAACATATAGTGACTCTAAGTATCGAGTGATCGAAGAAAATGATGTTCAAATAAGCGATAAAGTAGATAATTTCATTGAACAGGAATTTATGAATCAAATTACTATTTCACAAATTGCACAGCAGTTTAATATGAATAAAGAGTATTTAATGCGAGTCTATAAAAAAGAAAAGAGTATGACGATTCATGATAAAATTACCATTAGACGCATTCAAGAAGCGAAAAAACTTTTACAGTATACGCATTTAAGCATTTTGGAGATTGCGATGAGTATAGGTTTTTCAACATCGCAATACTTTTCAACGACCTTTAAGAAAATGTGTGGTTTTTCTCCTACGGAATATAGAAAAAATTGTTAA
- a CDS encoding amidohydrolase family protein translates to MKIYDIHVHVADEEGYKINGQDVISASEMVDSMNERGIKCSVLMSQSEIDNELGSNKMNREIIKRYPERFKYMCFIKLEDMNSIEERLLNEKRLGAIGVGELTENKPIDSAEYFTLFKAAEKLQLPILFHISTQLPTYYGVFDEEKLPGVEKVLKEFPQLIVIGHSQAFWYEMDEHSFNSTPEERNGYPKGSIIKEGRVQELLRKYPNLYCDLSANSGGNAIMRDKEYGIKFIEEFQDRLFFGTDIYSKELHFPLLDYLHELVVENNLAPKVVDKILFENFEHIFCSEAKH, encoded by the coding sequence ATGAAGATTTACGATATTCATGTACATGTGGCTGATGAAGAAGGGTATAAAATTAATGGACAAGATGTTATTAGTGCATCGGAAATGGTTGATTCAATGAATGAACGTGGGATTAAATGCTCAGTGCTAATGAGTCAGTCAGAGATCGATAACGAGTTAGGTTCAAATAAAATGAACCGAGAAATTATCAAACGATATCCTGAACGTTTTAAATATATGTGTTTCATTAAGTTAGAAGATATGAATAGCATAGAAGAACGTTTATTGAATGAAAAGAGATTAGGTGCTATTGGTGTTGGAGAATTAACAGAAAATAAGCCGATTGATTCAGCGGAATATTTTACTTTGTTTAAAGCAGCTGAAAAATTACAATTGCCGATACTTTTCCATATTAGTACCCAATTGCCTACGTATTACGGTGTGTTTGATGAAGAAAAACTCCCAGGAGTAGAGAAAGTATTAAAAGAATTTCCTCAATTAATAGTGATTGGTCATTCTCAGGCTTTTTGGTATGAAATGGATGAACATTCTTTTAATTCCACACCGGAAGAACGAAACGGATATCCTAAAGGAAGTATTATTAAAGAGGGAAGAGTACAAGAATTACTACGAAAATATCCGAATCTTTATTGTGATTTATCTGCCAATAGTGGTGGAAATGCGATTATGAGAGATAAAGAATACGGCATTAAATTTATTGAAGAGTTTCAAGATAGATTGTTTTTTGGGACGGATATTTATAGCAAAGAATTACATTTTCCACTTTTAGATTATTTGCATGAATTAGTTGTTGAAAATAATCTGGCACCAAAAGTAGTTGATAAAATTTTATTCGAGAATTTTGAACACATATTCTGTTCTGAAGCTAAGCATTAA
- a CDS encoding FAD:protein FMN transferase, whose amino-acid sequence MSIAHHSLRLMGTNITMTIISDNAEQQTQEVDQLLRMYEQRFSANSATSELMEINHQAGVQPVVVNDELFELIQIGKKHSLPYESQLNIAIGPLVQLWRIGFSDAKLPEDTQIKAVLSLIQPEKILLDTEQQSVFLEEKGMKIDLGALAKGYIADRVVDYLKQQGAQAALINLGGNVLTFGENPNQADGYWRVGIQNPTLPRGNHVAILKIKNQSVVTSGIYERQLTVNGKTYHHIFSSETGYPIDSAMASITIVSKLSCDGEIWTTRLFGKRIMAALAEVALQPDIEALVIDQQYGVHQSLGMAQYIE is encoded by the coding sequence ATGAGCATAGCACATCATTCCCTACGATTAATGGGAACGAATATTACCATGACGATTATTTCAGATAATGCTGAACAGCAAACTCAAGAAGTAGATCAGTTATTGCGAATGTACGAGCAGCGTTTTTCTGCCAATAGTGCGACTTCTGAATTAATGGAAATCAATCATCAAGCAGGAGTTCAACCGGTAGTAGTCAATGACGAATTATTTGAATTAATTCAAATTGGGAAAAAGCATTCACTTCCGTATGAGAGTCAATTGAATATTGCGATTGGACCACTAGTTCAATTGTGGCGAATCGGTTTCAGTGACGCTAAATTACCCGAGGATACACAAATAAAAGCAGTATTATCTTTGATTCAACCTGAAAAAATTTTGTTAGATACAGAGCAGCAATCTGTATTTTTAGAAGAAAAAGGCATGAAAATAGACTTAGGTGCATTAGCAAAGGGATATATTGCAGACAGAGTAGTTGACTATTTGAAGCAGCAAGGTGCTCAAGCAGCTTTAATTAATTTAGGTGGAAATGTGCTGACTTTTGGTGAGAATCCAAATCAAGCTGACGGCTATTGGCGTGTAGGAATTCAAAATCCAACATTGCCAAGGGGGAATCATGTGGCGATATTGAAAATTAAAAATCAATCCGTTGTTACAAGTGGAATTTACGAGCGACAACTGACAGTCAATGGCAAAACGTATCATCATATTTTTTCAAGTGAAACAGGGTATCCGATTGATAGTGCAATGGCAAGTATTACGATAGTATCAAAATTGTCTTGTGACGGCGAAATATGGACGACTCGACTATTCGGTAAACGCATTATGGCTGCTTTAGCAGAAGTGGCACTACAACCAGATATTGAAGCACTCGTGATTGACCAGCAATATGGTGTTCATCAGTCATTAGGTATGGCTCAATATATTGAATAG
- a CDS encoding MFS transporter encodes MKEKNEIRPFSRQDQMGYIAGDMAGSFVNLTFDAFFLVFTTYVLKVNPKFMSGLFLFARLFDAINDPIIGSLPDRFRLSKVDKFKPWIKIAMWPLAISILMGFFDITIWNISESFKLIWVSAAYILYGMSYTGTSMPFGAMASAITRDTNERSQLSAARAIGGTIVGYGFLGFIPSLIWDKAGNANPKGYMLVAIVAAVLCIICYTILFRLTQERYSRIEIGDSVQNNVENQYRFFDVVKQAFQNRSLLGIMFASVGSLIYITGNSQFGGFLFKEFFQLPKMQSVAMYVQIPITFIMFILVPKITEKVDKRLFLTGILIWNAIIAGILFFVPIHNIWLYILLNSLGNLGQMSFIMLVWALVGDAIEFHQYKFGTRPDGTLYSIYTFSRKIGSTLASFGATGLLGIIGFVAGGEAQSAEVVSNIRYIATAIPLIASVMEVIGVYFIFNLTSEKNIQIAKENKAQIK; translated from the coding sequence ATGAAAGAGAAAAATGAAATAAGACCATTTAGCCGCCAAGACCAAATGGGATATATTGCAGGTGATATGGCAGGGAGCTTTGTTAATTTAACGTTTGATGCTTTCTTTTTAGTTTTTACAACGTATGTTTTAAAAGTTAATCCAAAATTTATGTCAGGATTGTTTTTATTTGCTCGATTATTCGATGCAATTAATGATCCAATTATTGGTTCATTGCCAGACAGATTTCGTTTAAGTAAAGTAGATAAATTTAAACCCTGGATAAAAATTGCTATGTGGCCATTAGCTATTTCGATTTTAATGGGATTTTTTGATATTACCATTTGGAATATTAGTGAATCATTTAAATTAATTTGGGTATCTGCAGCGTATATTCTTTACGGTATGAGTTATACTGGTACGTCGATGCCTTTTGGTGCAATGGCGTCAGCGATTACACGAGATACAAATGAAAGAAGTCAATTATCTGCAGCTAGAGCAATTGGTGGAACAATTGTTGGATATGGTTTCTTAGGTTTCATTCCGTCACTTATTTGGGATAAAGCAGGTAATGCGAATCCTAAAGGATATATGCTAGTTGCGATTGTTGCAGCTGTACTATGTATTATTTGTTACACTATTTTATTCCGCTTAACACAAGAACGTTATTCACGAATTGAAATAGGTGATAGTGTACAAAATAATGTTGAAAATCAGTATCGCTTTTTTGATGTGGTGAAACAAGCGTTTCAAAATAGATCTCTTTTAGGTATTATGTTCGCATCAGTAGGCTCTTTAATTTATATCACAGGTAACTCACAATTTGGTGGTTTCTTATTTAAAGAATTTTTCCAATTACCTAAAATGCAATCAGTCGCAATGTATGTACAAATCCCCATCACTTTTATCATGTTTATTTTAGTACCAAAAATAACAGAAAAAGTAGATAAAAGATTATTTTTAACAGGGATATTAATATGGAATGCAATCATAGCAGGAATATTATTCTTTGTGCCAATTCACAATATTTGGCTATATATCTTATTAAACTCTTTAGGGAATTTAGGACAAATGTCATTTATTATGTTGGTTTGGGCTCTTGTAGGAGATGCAATCGAATTTCATCAATATAAGTTTGGTACTAGACCAGACGGAACTTTATATTCAATTTATACTTTTTCTAGAAAAATTGGATCGACACTTGCTTCTTTTGGTGCCACAGGATTATTAGGAATTATTGGTTTTGTTGCAGGGGGTGAAGCACAGTCAGCTGAAGTAGTTTCAAATATTCGCTATATCGCAACTGCTATTCCTTTGATTGCATCCGTAATGGAGGTTATCGGCGTTTATTTTATTTTCAATTTGACTAGTGAAAAAAATATTCAAATTGCAAAAGAAAACAAAGCTCAAATTAAGTAA
- the nrdG gene encoding anaerobic ribonucleoside-triphosphate reductase activating protein, which translates to MRAMQPKQWRSEEWSQHKVADYKPYNFVDGEGVRCSLYVSGCLFACEGCYNKIIQNFNYGQYYTAELENKIIDDLGASYCQGLTLLGGEPFLNTAILIQLCQRVRQTYGDTKDIWVWSGYTWEELMQETEDKQTLLSMVDVLVDGRFILSKCDLTLRFRGSSNQRIIDVKASRVQNQVVLYYGDEK; encoded by the coding sequence ATGAGAGCAATGCAACCTAAACAGTGGCGTAGTGAAGAGTGGAGTCAGCATAAAGTGGCAGATTATAAGCCGTATAATTTTGTTGACGGTGAGGGAGTACGATGTAGTCTTTATGTAAGTGGTTGTCTTTTTGCATGCGAGGGCTGTTATAATAAAATTATTCAAAACTTTAATTATGGTCAGTATTATACAGCAGAATTAGAGAATAAAATTATTGATGATTTAGGTGCTTCTTATTGCCAAGGTCTAACTTTATTAGGTGGCGAGCCTTTTTTGAATACGGCTATTTTGATTCAACTATGTCAACGTGTGCGACAAACGTATGGTGATACTAAGGATATTTGGGTGTGGTCTGGCTATACGTGGGAGGAGTTAATGCAGGAAACGGAAGATAAACAAACCTTGTTATCAATGGTTGATGTATTGGTAGATGGACGCTTTATTTTATCGAAATGTGATTTAACGTTACGTTTTCGTGGGAGTTCGAATCAACGTATTATTGATGTGAAAGCAAGTCGTGTCCAAAATCAAGTAGTGCTGTACTATGGTGACGAAAAATAA
- a CDS encoding YbaN family protein: MKKLIYFIFGSISLVIGTVAVYVPGIPTTIFYLAAAYFFGRSSDRLYRYVTGTKFYQEYVHEPFVKKSITQEKKRRVYLSLTIVFLIAILIVPKNWLKVMLAGIYLAHLLGLNWYWKR, translated from the coding sequence ATGAAGAAACTAATATATTTTATTTTTGGAAGTATCAGTTTGGTGATTGGAACTGTAGCAGTTTATGTGCCAGGTATTCCAACGACGATTTTTTATTTAGCAGCAGCATACTTTTTTGGGCGCAGTTCGGATAGATTATATCGTTATGTGACTGGAACTAAGTTTTACCAAGAATATGTTCACGAGCCATTTGTGAAAAAGAGCATTACCCAAGAAAAGAAACGTCGAGTGTATCTTTCTTTAACAATCGTCTTTCTAATTGCTATTTTAATCGTTCCGAAAAATTGGCTTAAAGTGATGTTAGCTGGTATTTATTTAGCACATCTTTTAGGGTTAAATTGGTACTGGAAACGTTAA